The Tumebacillus sp. BK434 genome segment GTCAGATCGACATGTCACAACCTGATCAGGGCGGCGCTTCCTAGCGCCGTCTTTTTCTTGTGCCGACAGCTCTGGAAATATTAGATGATTGATCTGCCCAGTCAACTCATCGTACCTTTATAGTAAGAACAACTGGGGAAGGTACCGCGATGACACAGAGCTTAGAACAAAAAGTCGCGCAGCTGTGCGAACTCTCAAAACAGATTTCTGACCAGCGCCACGAAATTCTAAAACTTGACACGAGCAAGTTCATCCGCACTTTTGTCGACTTGACGGTGGCCATTGAGCAGATCGACTGCACCCGGGAAATGATGCGCGGCCGCGCCGACCACCTGTTGAGCCGTCCGGAAGACACCGAGCGCAAACTGCGCAGAGAACACCTCAAACTCGTGCACAGCAAAAAATAAAGTGACCCAGAAAGTCCCGTCCTTTTTTCCGTATAGAGGGAGTACGCAGGAAAGATACTTACCCTGTACCCATCTATGACCGAAAAGGGAGGGGTCTTTCTTCTATGTACGAAACGTGGATCAAGATGTTTATCGATATTCTCGACGAGATGGCCCCCGTCACCGTCGTCCGTTCCCGCCTCGAACTGCCGCTTGGCTCGGTGACAGGCGACCTCAGCACGCAGATCCGGGCCCGGCTCGACCTGCTCGATGAAAACAGCCCGTGGTGCGATCTCGACTGCCAGCAGGCGGAAGACGAAGTGCACGTCGCCTACATGATTCATGTGCCGAGCCTCAATAAGCGTACCGATGAAGAGATCGTGGAGAACGTCAAATCGATCGCCGGCACCCTGAGCATCTCGCTCTTGACCCCGGTTGGGCACATCGGTCAGGACACCTATGTGATCAAAGGCAGCATCCAAGTGCCGCTCGATCACCCGACCGACAATCCCAACTCGGCGACGCACGACATGGCTGAGCTGCTCGTCTCCTTGATGAAAGTCGGCGGCTTCAGCCATGAAGACGCGAGCGACAAAGAAGCGGACGACCTCGTCGTCTGGGGCGAAGAATGAGACAGCTCCCGCAGAACTTCGACGAAGCGGCGATCCAGCAGCTGTTTCGCATGCAGCCGGACAACAATTTGACCCCTTCGCAAATGGTGCGCCGCGACCTCTTTCCGCGCTGGGAAGTGATCCGCCCCGCCGATTTCAATCCGGTGGACGCGGAGACCCGGCGCCTTCAGGAACTGCTCGCCCATACGGCACAACACGATAAACATCTGCATTAAGCCCAGACCCTCCCGAGGTACAGACTCCGGAGGGTCTGTCCGATCGATCTTTCGGCCAGCCTCTGAGGAGGTTGGCCGTTTCCATTTGCAGGAGAACGAATTTTTGTGCGGAATTGTTACGTACGCATGAAACTTTTATCCCGTACTCAACATCGTATTACATAAGGAGGAAGACGTATGCAAGATAAAGAGATCGTGGCAGACGCACTGCGCAGTCCGGATGCGCTGTCCCGATTTTTGCGTACGGTCGAACCGTTTATCTACCAAACGGCGTACTACCTGACCGGCAAAAAGGCAGATGCAGAAGACATCACACAAGAGAGCCTTTGGAAAGTCTGCCGTTCACTTGGGCAGTATCAGGGACAGGGCTCGCTGCGCGGCTGGATTCACCGCGTCGTGGTCAACACCTTTCGCGAACAGCTTCGCAAGAAGCGGCTGACGGTCGTTGAACTGGACGAAGGATTGCAGTCGAGCGAGTCGTCCGTCGAGCAGCAGGTGGAGATGAAGATGACCGAGGAGCGCCTGCATCGGGCGATCGCTGCGCTCCCCGAGAACTACCGCGAAGTGATCGTGCTTCGCCACGTGCACGAGATGTCCTATCAGGAGATCGGCGAAGTGCTGGAGTTGACCGAAGCTCAGGTCAAGACCCGATTGTTTCGCGGACGAGAGAAATTAAAATCGCTGTTCTATGGAGGTGATCAAGAATGACACATGACAGATATCGCGAACTGATTCAGGCTGAGCTGGACGGGGAAGCAACAGCTCAGGAATTGGAGCTGTTGGAGGCGCATACCGCATCATGTGACGATTGCCGCCGGGAACGGGAAGATTATAGCAAGCTCGCAGCCGCCTTTGGCAGCCTGCCGAAGGTGATGCCGGAGAAAAGCTTCGTGACGATGATGGAGCCGGAATTGCCGAAAGTATTGAAAAAGCAGCGTCGCCGTCCCGCCTACTTCTGGCCGGGGCTCACCGCAGCGGCCGCGCTCGTGCTTGCTGTCGGGCTCTCCAATGCGTGGGGCCTGTTCAATCCGGAGCTGACCGCCACGCCGCAGCCGCAGCCGGAACAGGTCATGCAGCCGTTGGCCGTGCAAAACGATCCGGCTCCGGCCGGCCTGGCCGGCACGACGGAAGCGGGCAAGAACACCGCGCCGCAGTTGATCCAGCAGGAGAAGGTCAAGGCCAAGCCGGCCGTGCAAGTCGCCGCCGTCTCCAAGAACGACCTCGGCAAAGTGCAGGATCAGACCGGCGTGGTCGTCGAGAAGCAGAAGGTCGATGCCGAGTCTGCACGCGGCGGCGTGGTGGTCGTGACGGTCGACTCCAAGCCGACCAATGTCAAGGTCGACGGCAACAACGTCACCGTCATCATCGCGCAAGATGACGAGCCCAAACAGGACGACACCAGCAATGTCAGCATCTGGGGCATCGCCGGATTTGACGATGACGACAGCGGGGAGAAGACGATCACGTTTACCGATCCCAACGGCAATGTGATCGAAACGAACCGCGTTCAGTTCGGCCCGGCGCCCGGTACAATCCCGCCCGAAGCGCCGCTGAACCGCAAGCTCGCCAGCGTCTACAAGAACGCCCCGGAGCTAAACGCCTGGGCAAAAGACCCGTATCAGGTCGTCTACCGCCATCTGACCGACCTCGGCTTTGCGGCGAATGCGATGGTCTCCCAGTCGAACGAGCTGAACACCATCACCGTCATGCAAGGCGACACCACCTACCGGGTCCGCCTGGCGGAGACGCGTCAAGGCGAATGGCACCCGGTGCAGATCTCGCGCCTGATCCACCCGTATGCGCCCGGTCTGCTCGGCCAGAAGGTGATCGCTTATTTTGCTGCGCAAAAGGCGAGCGGCGCGATCGCCGGTTTTGGCGACATCTACTTGAACGAACGCACCGACAAGTCTGTAAGGGTCGCGGTCGCCATCGAGCAGCAAGATTCGAACGGTGTGATCATCGTCAAAGAAAAGGTCTATGAATTCCAAGTGCAGCAGACCGCCGCGGGCGAACTGCGCCTCGGAGATCAAGTGACGGTGCATGAACAGTAAGCCTTTTGGGGCATGCTAGGGGCAGAAAGCCATGGAGGAAAACACCAATGAAAAAATTTCTGCTCCGACTGACCGCACTTGCGTGCCTGTTGTCCCTTGCCACGCCTGCCCTTGCCGCCGACAGCAAACAGGAAGACCAGGCGACCGGCAAGCATCACAATTTCGAACAATGGCAGACGATCAAACGCCTGCACGTTCGCGACGAACACCGATAACACTCCCAAGAGACCACTGCAGGTTGCTGCAGTGGTCTCTTTTTGCCCGGCCTGTACCTTTTTTCGGCCTTCTCTGCATAGGTATGTACAAAAAGAGAAGGGGGCTGTACGATGCGCAAAACGATGCTTGCCCTGTGCGCAGCTGCCTGGCTGCTCGTCGGGTGCGCGCAAAAAACGGAAAGTCCGCCGCCGACGACACCGCCGCCGGCGAGCAACCAAGGCGAAACGGGCGGCCAAGGCACCACGCCGGAGCCCAACGGCGGTGCAGCCAACCCAGCGCCTGTCGCAGAGAAGACAGAAGAGCAGACCAAGGGGGAGATTCGCGAGAAGCTGGCCCGGATGACCGACCCGAAGACCGGCTACGTCCTGCCCAACGACAACGGCGTGGTGCAAGAGGTCACAACGCTACCTGAAGTCACCGAAAAGCTCCGCAAAAAAGGCTACTCGTTGCCGCTGGCCCAGACGCTGACCGAGGAGTTCTTCAAAGAACAGACCCGAGGCGGCACGACACAGGTGGTGATCATCCCCCGCGGCGGCCACCCTGGCGTGTTCCAGCCGGAACAGGCCGCGACGTTCACCAAAAAGGGCAAATGGATCTGGGTGATCGAGCAGGATCACGACGACAACCTGCTCCACGGCCCGCACATCTCCAGCTATGAAGTGGAAGTGCTGAAGGACGGCACCTACCGCTTAAACACGTGGACCAACAAATTCCTCTAAAAATTGGCAGGGGATTGGGGAGAAATTTTCGTTGAAAATGATTCTCAATCTCTTTCTTGTGTGTTATACTACAACTACACACTTCGATACAGGCAAAAAGTGCTGAAAATAGCAGAATGAACGATCTACTCCTGCATATGTTTCACTCCTTCCCTTTTGTGACACAATAGGACAGGGGATTTCTGTGTTTGTTCGCATTGCACGTTGCCCGAATTTGGTTTATAATCTACCACAGAAGATAAGAAGGAGTGTGTATTGTCATGGCTAAAACTTTTGTTGACAAAGATACCTGCATCGCTTGCGGTGCTTGCTACAGCACTGCACCGGATGTATACGAGTCCGACGACGACGGCTACGCATTCGTAAAGCTCGAAGGCGGCCTCGAAGGCTTCGTGGAAATTCCGGAAGAGCTCCTGTCTGACGCGCTCGACGCGAAAGATGGCTGCCCGACCGAATCCATCAAGTGGGAAGACTAATCATTCGCTAACCGACAAAACCGCTGATCCATTATGGGTCAGCGGTTTTTTTGTAGATTGAAGGGCACGAAGGCGATCGTGAAATGCGACAGCCTTTTTTGTTGCACTGTGTTACAATGAAGCCAATACTTTGATGGCAAAAGGAGACAGACAACATGAGTTTGCGCATGGAAGAACATCTGCGTGGGTTCGAAGCGAGAATTGACGAAGAGATTGCGAATCGCGAAGCGTTTATCCGCGACCAGGTGCTTGGCACCGGCGGTGGAGGCGTCGTGCTCGGCTTGTCCGGCGGCATCGACTCGGCGGTGACCGCAGCTTTGGCGGCCCGCGCGCTTGGCGCGGACAGCGTCGTCGGGCTGTGGATGGGCGCCGAATCGAGCTCCGTGCACCACCGCGATGCGAAGCTGGTTGCGGATACATATGGCTTCCGTCTGCTCGAAGTCGACTTCAGCGAGATCGTCAACCAGTTCCACGGCGTGATGGCGCAATGCGCCGAAGCATTGCCAAGCGAGATGCGCACCGGGCAGGACAACCCGCTCGTCAAAGGCAATCTCAAGCCGCGCTTCCGCAAAAACGCCGAATACTGGATGGCCGCCCTGCTCGGCTACCGCGTGGCGAACACTTGCAACTGGTCGGAAACGGCGATCGGCTATGAGACCAAATACGGCGATGCGGCAGGCGACTTCTCCGTGCTCGGCGACCTCGTCAAGGCGGAAATCTACCTCGTCGCCAAGCACCTCGGCATGCCGGAGCAGCTGGTGACGAAAGCGCCGAGCGCCGACCTGTGGGAAGGTCACACCGACGAAGCGGAGATCGGCATCACCTACAAGGACCTTGACACCTACCTCTGCACGGGCGAAGGCGACGCAGAGACGATCGCCAAGATCGACCGGCTGTACAAGCTAAGCGCCCACAAGCGCAACACGATGCCGCTCGTGGCGCAACCGACATATCCGGGCGAAGGAGGCGTGAACTGATGCTGCCGACAATTGGCTGGATCGGCCTTGGCAACATGGGCCGACCGATGGTGACCAACCTGCTGAACGCAGGATATGACATCACCGTCTACAACCGCACGGCGTCTTCCGCCGCACCTTTTGTGGAGCAGGGCGCCAAGCTCGCCGACTCGCCGAAAGCGCTGGCCGAGCAGGTCGATGTCGTGATCACGATGGTCTCCGACTCGGCCGCGCTCGAAGCGGTGCTGGAAGGAGAAACGGGCCTGCTGCGCGGCGTCCGCGCCGGGCAGTCGGTGATCGACATGAGCACGATCGCGCCGGAAGCGTCCCGCCAAGCGGCCGCCCGCTTGCAGGAACAAGGCGTCGGCTTCCTCGACGCGCCCGTCTCCGGC includes the following:
- a CDS encoding sigma-70 family RNA polymerase sigma factor, translating into MQDKEIVADALRSPDALSRFLRTVEPFIYQTAYYLTGKKADAEDITQESLWKVCRSLGQYQGQGSLRGWIHRVVVNTFREQLRKKRLTVVELDEGLQSSESSVEQQVEMKMTEERLHRAIAALPENYREVIVLRHVHEMSYQEIGEVLELTEAQVKTRLFRGREKLKSLFYGGDQE
- a CDS encoding zf-HC2 domain-containing protein, coding for MTHDRYRELIQAELDGEATAQELELLEAHTASCDDCRREREDYSKLAAAFGSLPKVMPEKSFVTMMEPELPKVLKKQRRRPAYFWPGLTAAAALVLAVGLSNAWGLFNPELTATPQPQPEQVMQPLAVQNDPAPAGLAGTTEAGKNTAPQLIQQEKVKAKPAVQVAAVSKNDLGKVQDQTGVVVEKQKVDAESARGGVVVVTVDSKPTNVKVDGNNVTVIIAQDDEPKQDDTSNVSIWGIAGFDDDDSGEKTITFTDPNGNVIETNRVQFGPAPGTIPPEAPLNRKLASVYKNAPELNAWAKDPYQVVYRHLTDLGFAANAMVSQSNELNTITVMQGDTTYRVRLAETRQGEWHPVQISRLIHPYAPGLLGQKVIAYFAAQKASGAIAGFGDIYLNERTDKSVRVAVAIEQQDSNGVIIVKEKVYEFQVQQTAAGELRLGDQVTVHEQ
- a CDS encoding ferredoxin, whose amino-acid sequence is MAKTFVDKDTCIACGACYSTAPDVYESDDDGYAFVKLEGGLEGFVEIPEELLSDALDAKDGCPTESIKWED
- the nadE gene encoding NAD(+) synthase, with amino-acid sequence MSLRMEEHLRGFEARIDEEIANREAFIRDQVLGTGGGGVVLGLSGGIDSAVTAALAARALGADSVVGLWMGAESSSVHHRDAKLVADTYGFRLLEVDFSEIVNQFHGVMAQCAEALPSEMRTGQDNPLVKGNLKPRFRKNAEYWMAALLGYRVANTCNWSETAIGYETKYGDAAGDFSVLGDLVKAEIYLVAKHLGMPEQLVTKAPSADLWEGHTDEAEIGITYKDLDTYLCTGEGDAETIAKIDRLYKLSAHKRNTMPLVAQPTYPGEGGVN